From the genome of Candidatus Aegiribacteria sp., one region includes:
- a CDS encoding VWA domain-containing protein, with protein MLGKDIPFSSIQGLDKAKLALQIIMTDPALGGVLLLGTRGSGKSVLMRSTRFLHPELDADQAIVRVPLGVTEGNLTGSLDLSAILGTGKAQLNPGLMKRADGRILLIEDVNLLNDRLVDLILDCAAGGVLTVEREGISVSTTSRFKLLATMDPDEGRLRPQLLDRFDLSVEIGSLGSGKEREALIRRLLAFEYLGEKAAAEYRRKDAILREKIIKARRRLPRVGVKVRTLASIAFAMSYLEMDGHRPEMVITRAAGALASLRERTKVLWDDVRDAAVLVTGHRTRKCGLEGPPSEKALVSALQAGWGIGSKYGASDILLRLWNSRSRVFASVSTALDSNDDDTGNVWSKEMKLLDSQDGMFTTEFPEFMESRAIKKLVDRISISSQPGSLGSKSARIKPSVDQERGKPVRVVPTGDAGKMNVYQSVIAAVTGGEKLPLVPLDKRWWRAWERSSRPRAVVMIVLDASKSSSNYLFGLSKLLRTLFEDHFDPMSKVGLVSMHKGSSILHFKPTRNRLRVYGRVAELVSSGYTPLAEALTTARRTLKRCSITSGKTGSFILLISDCAPEPLPVGCLDPYESDLYGEVRKEAQMCDAAHLPILIIDPMNYPSITSPEIFPGRRLARFIEKVTRGMLIHMPSSVLDRDNLIVKVITSMTGDNEYKTISTALDLEIEKYSSTTPWLRG; from the coding sequence TTGCTCGGGAAAGATATTCCATTCTCATCCATACAGGGCCTGGATAAAGCCAAGCTAGCCCTTCAGATAATTATGACTGACCCTGCTCTTGGAGGGGTACTGTTGCTGGGGACAAGAGGATCAGGCAAGAGCGTCCTGATGCGATCCACCCGCTTCCTCCATCCGGAGCTTGATGCTGACCAGGCCATTGTCAGAGTTCCATTGGGTGTCACCGAGGGGAATCTGACCGGCAGCCTGGACCTTTCAGCCATACTGGGTACAGGAAAAGCACAGCTGAATCCCGGTCTCATGAAAAGGGCAGACGGCAGAATACTTCTAATAGAGGATGTGAACCTGCTGAATGACAGGCTTGTAGACCTTATCCTTGACTGTGCTGCCGGAGGAGTACTGACCGTTGAGCGGGAAGGTATTTCAGTATCCACCACCAGCCGATTCAAACTGCTTGCCACTATGGATCCGGATGAGGGCAGATTGCGCCCACAGCTTCTTGACCGCTTCGATCTCTCGGTGGAAATCGGCAGCCTGGGAAGCGGTAAGGAGAGAGAAGCTCTGATCAGGCGGCTGCTTGCATTTGAATACCTCGGAGAGAAGGCGGCAGCTGAATATCGCCGGAAGGATGCTATTCTAAGAGAGAAGATAATCAAGGCTCGAAGAAGACTTCCAAGGGTGGGAGTCAAGGTGAGAACCCTGGCTTCCATAGCTTTCGCGATGAGTTATCTGGAGATGGACGGGCACAGGCCAGAGATGGTTATCACAAGAGCGGCTGGAGCCCTGGCTTCCCTGCGGGAACGAACGAAGGTGTTGTGGGACGATGTCCGGGATGCCGCTGTACTGGTGACAGGCCATAGAACACGAAAATGTGGACTCGAGGGACCCCCATCCGAGAAAGCTCTTGTCAGCGCTCTCCAGGCAGGATGGGGCATAGGATCGAAATATGGGGCATCGGATATACTTCTCCGACTGTGGAATTCCCGAAGCAGAGTTTTCGCTTCTGTATCTACAGCCCTGGATTCGAATGATGATGACACAGGGAATGTCTGGAGCAAAGAGATGAAACTGCTGGACAGTCAGGATGGAATGTTCACAACCGAATTCCCCGAGTTCATGGAAAGCAGGGCCATCAAGAAACTTGTAGACAGGATTTCAATAAGTTCACAGCCCGGGTCCCTCGGGTCGAAAAGCGCCAGGATAAAACCATCCGTTGATCAGGAACGTGGAAAACCTGTACGTGTTGTTCCAACCGGAGATGCCGGGAAAATGAATGTATACCAGTCGGTCATCGCGGCTGTCACAGGAGGGGAAAAGCTTCCCCTGGTTCCACTTGATAAACGCTGGTGGCGTGCCTGGGAGAGGAGCTCCCGGCCAAGGGCTGTTGTTATGATCGTTCTTGATGCCAGTAAATCATCAAGCAACTATCTTTTCGGTTTAAGCAAACTACTCAGGACTCTGTTTGAGGATCACTTCGATCCCATGTCAAAAGTGGGGCTGGTCTCCATGCACAAAGGCAGTTCTATACTTCACTTCAAACCAACAAGGAACAGGCTCCGAGTTTACGGAAGGGTTGCGGAACTGGTCTCATCCGGCTACACGCCGCTGGCAGAAGCTCTGACGACTGCAAGAAGAACTCTTAAAAGATGCAGCATTACATCCGGCAAAACGGGAAGCTTCATCCTTCTAATATCAGACTGCGCCCCGGAACCTCTGCCTGTAGGCTGCCTGGACCCTTACGAGAGCGATCTTTACGGAGAGGTCAGAAAAGAAGCTCAAATGTGCGATGCTGCCCATTTACCCATTCTTATCATCGATCCAATGAATTACCCATCTATAACGAGTCCGGAAATTTTCCCGGGAAGGCGTCTTGCAAGGTTCATAGAAAAGGTTACCAGAGGGATGCTGATTCACATGCCCTCCAGTGTTCTGGACAGAGACAACCTGATAGTGAAGGTAATCACTTCCATGACCGGTGATAATGAATACAAAACAATCTCTACCGCACTGGACCTTGAAATCGAAAAGTATTCGAGCACAACACCCTGGCTGAGGGGATAG